From the genome of Sediminibacter sp. Hel_I_10:
GATAGACAAAGCACCATATGGTACCTCTGGAAATCTTGGTTGTACGGCGCCAACTTCTGTGTTGGAAACAATCTTTTTCAAATAAGGAATCGCATCTTTTTTTCCAATTTCGCCTAAATAGAAGGCCGCTTCGCCAATGAAGTATTGGTCCTTTTGATTCAATAGCTTTATTAAAAATTCAAAGGCTAATGACGGATTGTCCTTTAGCAAATGGTCGATAAACCATTTTACAGGATACCAATGATATCCAGCATTTAATTGTTTTACATGGTCGAGGAAGACGGCATCGTTAAACTCAAACCGGTATTGGTTTGTTTTACTAATATATTCAAACCGGTTGCAAAGTAATTGGTCTGCTAAAATATAAGAAATCGTTCCATCTTCAATATGGTGCTCCCCTGGGGCGATTCTTTCAAAAAATAGGGAGCCATCGGGATAGAATTCTCTGTCCATATGTTCCTTAAGCGAATAATATTTCAGTAATGTGTTTTGAGAATCAAAAACGCGTTGCTTTTGCAATATGTTTTTCTGAAAATATTCTTCAACAGTGATCTGTTTATCGCTCAAAAACCGATCATGTTTGCCTTCTTTACGTCCGTTTACAAAAATGCCGTCTTCAATAATGGCGTTGGTCGATTCGTTGATGACATAACTTCTTCCGTTTGGTAAGCCTTTTTTATAAGTATATTCAGAATAGTTTCCGTCACGGCTTTCGAATATAATGCCTGTAAACTTTTCTCCGTTGTGGTATCCAGTTTGACTGGCTTCATCTTCAAAATGAAAATCTATAGCATCAAGTTCTATTTTTTGCATCGTGGTCATCTATCGCATCAATATTGGGTCGCTGTTATGTGAAGGCTTTAAGGCATTGCTCGCTTTTAACTGCGCATCTCATCATACAAGCGTTTGATTTCGTCTTTGCCATAGAGCCGCTCTAGTTTTCTTACCACAAAATGACCTTTGGCCATATCTTGAAAATGGTCAATAAAAATGGTGTTAATGATGGCGCCTCCTGCGGCGCCAATAGCGGGTACGGCTTGGGCCGCCATTTTCTCGGTAATTTGAATGCTAAACCGTTCGGCAATGTTGGCAATAAGTCGCGCTAAGATGGGTGCGCTCTCTTCTGCAATGGTTTTAGCAGTAATATATTCGGCAGCTTCACTAACCGATCTTGCTAATGCGGTTCTTACAACGTAGTATCCACTTTCGGTAGCATCGTCGGTTTTGCTTTCGCCTCCCAGTGCAAAGACTTCCAAACAGGCCAATTTGGTGTTGATGTCATTAATAGATTCGCCCTCGGCTCTTGCAATATCGGCTATAGAGCGCAGCATGATGGTGGTAGAAATCGGCAATTCTAAAGCCAACGCGGGCAATCCAAAAAAACCGCCCACGCCACCTGACACTGCAACGCCTATTTTATGCCACCAATTGGATGGGGCTTCTTCTGGTACATCTTTCATGGTATAGATGGCCGTATCGGTAGCTTTTAATAATGCCATTTGGGTGATATCTGTAATCTTACTTGTCCAGTCTGAAGGCAGCATCTCTAATCCGAACTCAAAGGGTTTTCCAATCAAATTGGTGATTTTAGCCGCAATACTCGGGTTTTCTAAAAGCTGTTGTGCATCGTATAATTCTTTTTGATGGGCTTCGGTGATGTTGATGGTGCTTATATAATTCATGTTGCTATGATTTTTAGTTATGGCTCATGTGCTGCTAGAGCCCTCTGCTACAAGTTAACTCACTGAGTTTTGGTTGAAGCGAGGTCACAGGGAAGAGCAGATTTACTGAACTAGCATCTGTGGTGATCGCTGTAATGGTTGGTGAGACCTGGTTTTTAGAAATTCATGGAGAGTCCAATGCCATTTCCGCTCGCTATGATTTTAAATTCAGGGCTAAATGCAGCAGTGGTATTCAACGAAGCGTTATATAGTTCAATGCCTTGTTTGGCGTCTTTTGAAGCTTTAGAAGCAATGGGAAATGACATGATAGCGATGCCGCCACCTACATAGGCTAAAGTCCAATTGGCATCGTCACCTGCAATGGATTGTCCGATTGGAATGCCTATTAAACCGCCACCAACAAATGCTAAAACTTTTGAAATGGTATTGTTGGTTCTGGCTTCTTTAAGAAATAGATTCGCCTCAACGTTTGACTCGGTTTTATTGATGAGTTCTTTCCAGGATAACTGTTCTCCGTTCTGCTCAAATTTGTAACCAAAGACATTTTTATCTAGTGTTATCTCTTGTGCAAATGAGACATTGATAAATAATAGGGCAATTAATATACTGTAGATGCTTTTCATAGTAGTGTTTTTTAGTAACGTACTGTTTTAGATAGATTTTGTCGGGTTAATGTTATAGTCTGCTATAAAAATAAGATATTTCTTTAAAACCGAGGTGCTCTAAGCTAGAAGCATTTGATTTATTTAGTAGACCAAAAGCTTTCCATAAGCAAGAATTCGATCTGCTCATCTATTTAAGGTTTTTAAGCTAGGGCTTTGTATTTTTGTAGAGATCGCTTTTTGATCTTTAAGAAACTCTTTACCAATGATGATATCTGTAGAAACCGCACTAGAGTGCATCCATAAACATGCAACGCGTTTGCAGGCCTCAGAGGTGATAGCAACCAATGACGCTTTGGGCAGAACCTTGTCTCAAGACATTATGGCGCCTTTATCATTGCCGCCCTTTAAGCAGTCCATTATGGATGGCTATGCGCTTTGTGTTGGGCAGTCCCAAACCTACAAGGTCATTGGCGAAATCAAAACTGGCGATACCGCAACTCAAGTCTTGCAGCCTGGGGAAGCCCTTAGAGTGTTTACTGGGGCACAACTTCCAGACACAGCCAATGCCGTCGTGATGCAAGAACATGTCACCGCAAATGGCAACACGATCGATCTTAAAGATTCACCAAAAGAAGGGCAGCACATTCGTAACATTGGCGAACAGATTGCAGAGGGTACCCGTTCTTTAACCAAAGGCGAAACGCTTAATCCTTCCGCAGTAGGCGTTCTTAAAAGTTTTGGTTTAAAAACCATAAGCGTTTACAAACAACCCAAGGTGTCGGTGATTGTTACGGGCAACGAATTGGTTTCGGTAGGCACGCCCTTGCAACCGGGGCAAATCTATGAGAGCAACAGCCAAGTAATGGTGTCTGCTTTACAACAAAAAGGCATTGCCACAGAAGCCGTGATCACCGTAAAAGACAATTTGAAAGATACTGAAGACGCTATTAAACAGGCCTTGGATACTTCAGACATTGTGTTGATTTCTGGCGGTATTTCGGTTGGGGATTATGATTTTGTGGGCACTGCGCTCCATAATCTTGGCGTTCATCAAGTGTTTCATAAAGTGCTCCAAAAACCCGGTAAACCCTTGTATTTTGGTACTACCGATTCTAAATACGTATTTGCCTTACCGGGCAACCCTGCCGCCACATTGACCTGTTTGTATGTGTATGTGTATGCACTCATCGATAGCATTACGGGCAATCAAACCGTGGGATTGACCCGTATTCAATTTCCTATTTCCGAAGATTTTGAAAACCCCTTTGGGAGGGCTTTGTTTTTAAAGGCCAAATTAAAAGGTGCCGAAGTCGAAATTTTAAACCAACAGAATTCTGCCATGTTATTGAGTTTTGCCCGTGCCGATGCTTTGGTGTATATCCCATCAGATTGTAAGAGCGTTAAAAAAGGCCATTTGGTCACCACCGTATTAATGCCTTCTGGCGTCTAATGTTATCACAAGCATGCTGATAGATACCAATGCGTTGATTCTGTTTTTAATGATTTTACCCGTCATTTCCTTTCTCTATGCGAGTGTGGGGCATGGCGGAGCGAGTGGTTATTTGGCATTGATGGCACTGTTTAGCTTTCCCAATGAGATTATGAAGCAAACGGCCTTGCTGCTCAATCTCTTTGTAGCGGGCATATCTTTTTACCACTATTACAGGGCAGGACATTTTAAAAAGAATCTGTTTATTCCCTTTGCTATTGGCTCGGTGCCTGCAGCTTTTTTAGGAGGCACGATGAGTCTAGAGCCCATGGTGTACAAAAAAATATTGGGCGTTTTATTGCTGTTTGCCATTGTAAGAATGCTATGGAAAGGCGCAACCGATGAGCGTAAAATTTCCGAAGTTAAAACCGTTCAGGCCTTATTATTTGGGCTGGCCGTCGGCTTTTTTTCAGGGCTTATTGGTATTGGTGGCGGCATCATCTTAACCCCGCTCATCTTACTGTTGCACTGGGGCAATATGAAAGAGGCGGCAGCCGTTTCGGCCTTATTTATCTGGGTCAATTCTGCGGCAGGGTTATTGGGGCAGTTTAGTAGTGGCGTGACGTTGGTACCACTGTCTGGGCTCATGGTGATTATTGCCGTTATTGGCGGTATGGGTGGCAGTTATCTGGGAAGCAGAAAGTGGAACAACACATTTTTAGAGTATTTTTCAGCCTTTGTATTGACCACAGCATCCCTTAAATTATTATTTTTTTAGAATGAAGATTACAGTAACTTATTTTGGTAAATTAACGGAGTTGACAGGAATGACTTCGGAAGAGCTTTCCATTGCAGAAGCGTCTGTAAAAGGCGTGAAATCCGCTTTAGAACAGCGCTACCCATCGTTGAAAAATAGCACCTATCAAATTGCCGAAAACAATAGCGTCTTGGCAAACGAGGCGCACATTCAAACACGAACACTGGATATTTTTCCTCCATTTTCAGGTGGCTAATGAACAAGCGTTATATAAGACAGATACAATTGGACGAAGTGGGCCTTTCTGGACAACAGAAATTGAGCAACGCTAAGGTATTGGTGGTTGGTGCTGGCGGTTTGGGATGCCCAATCTTACAATATTTGACCACTTGTGGTATCGGTACGCTTGGTATTGTAGATCATGATGTGGTATCTCTTTCTAATTTGCATCGGCAAATCCTCTATCAAAAAGCAGATGTTGGAATGCCTAAGGCGCTCTTGGCACAACAAAAACTCACCGCCTTAAATCCTGAGATAACGGTTAAGGCGCTTACCACAGCATTAACAGCAGATAATTGTTTGGAGTTGATTAAAGCCTATGATGTGGTTGTAGATGGTACCGATAATTTTGTAACCCGCTATTTGATCAATGATGCCTGTTTGATTTTGGGCAAGCCCATGGTGTTTGGCGCCCTGTATAAATTTGAAGGACAAGTGTCTGTATTCAATTATAAAGATGGACCCAGTTACCGCTGTCTTTATCCCAATCCTCCTGCTGCAGGTGAAGTCCCCAATTGTAATGATATTGGGGTGTTAGGGATTGTACCCGGTATCATTGGGATGCTGCAAGCCAATGAAGTGCTTAAGATGGTTTTGGGCATTGGGGAGGTCTTAAGCGGGACCGTTTTGTATATAAATACACTCAATTACCAACAACGGCTTTTCAGCTTTTCAAAGAATGAGGCGCTTACCAAAACCATAAAAAATAGCGCTAAACCCAAAGCGGTTGCAACAGACGATTGTATCTTTACAGCCAGTAGGTCATTAGAGGCTATTGAAGACGATCATAACGTACTTTGGATAGATGTTCGGGAACTTGAAGAGACGCCAGTAATTCATGCCGAGAACCTGTTAAACATCCCGTTGAGCAGAATTGAAAGCTCGCTTGAGATCCCTAATGACCACAGAGTAAAACTTTTTTTCTGTCAGTCGGGCATGCGAAGTCAAAAAGCGACGCAATTGGCGATAGAAAAAGGCATACAGAATTGTTTCAGTTTAAAGGAGGGCGCTCCCCAACTGCAACAGTGGTTAAATGAACACAGATGAAAAAAGACAACATAAAACATATTTTTGTAGAAGGTGCTATTTCGCCATCCAAAATTGCAGACTCCATTGCGGCACATCAATCTAAAACAGGAATTGGTGCCCATGATATTTTCTTGGGGCAAGTGCGAGCAGATGTTATTGATGGGCGCAAGGTTACGGCTATAGAGTTTACAGCCCAAGAAGAGATGGCAAATGCCGTTTGCAACGACATCCGTGAAGCCGTTTTTGAAAAATTTGAGTTAAGCTGCATGCACATTTACCACAGCATAGGCACGGTAAAAACGGGGGAGCTCTGCTTGTTTGTTTTCGTGTCTGGCGCACATCGCAAGTCGGTATTTGAGGCCCTTCCGTATTTGGTAGATGCCATTAAGGCGCAACTTCCCATCTTCGGAAAAGAGCTGTTTGAAGACGATACTCACCAATGGAAAGTCAATCAATAAATAAGCCATGGTAGATATCACACATAAAAGCAATACCCTTCGTGTCGCCACGGCTCAAGCCATAGTTCGCGTGAGCCACAACAACACGATAGCTGCAATAGAACAAGGACTCGTTCCAAAAGGAAATGTATTTGAAATGAGTCGTGCTGCGGGGTTGTTGGGTATTAAAAAAACACCAGAATTACTTCCAGACTGCCATCCGTTGCCCATAGAATATGCCAACATCGCTTATGAGATTAACGGTTTGGATATACGGGTAAACGTCACGGTAAAAACCATTTATAAAACGGGTGTTGAGGTAGAGGCCATGCACGGCGCCAGCATTGTGGCGTTGAATATGTATGATATGTTGAAACCCATTGACAAGGGCGTAGAAATTCACCACATTAAATTGCTGTCAAAAACAGGAGGGAAGTCGGATAAGAAAACGCCCGAAACCCCTATTCAAGCGGCCGTGGTGGTCTGTTCAGATTCCATTTCCGAAGGCAACAATACAGACCAATCAGGCAAAGCCATTATAGCACTTTTGGAAACCTATAAGGTGTCTATTTCTGATTACGACGTGATCCCAGATGACAAAGAAGGCATTCAAAACAAAACCAAAGCCTTGGTCAAAAACGGGATTCCCTTAATTATATTTACTGGCGGGACGGGGTTGTCTCCCCGAGATCATACGCCTGAAGCTATTGAACCGCTGTTGGATACCCGTATTCCTGGTATTGAAGAGGCGATTCGCAGTTACGGACAAAATAGAACCCAATTTGCGATGTTATCCCGAAGTGTGGCCGGGCTCATTGGCAACAGTTTGGTCATTGCCGTACCAGGTTCTACCAAAGGAGCTAAAGAATCGATTCAGGCTATTTTTCCAGCAGTATTGCACGTATTCGACATTATAAAAGGCGCAAAACATTAAATGAGTAGCAAACACGATATATTAACCGATAGTTTTGGCAGAAAGCATACCTATTTGCGCATCTCACTTACCGAACGCTGTAATTTGAGGTGTTCGTATTGCATGCCCCAAGAAGGTGTGCCTTTATTGCCCAAAGACCATTTGATGAATGCTAAGGAGATTTTTGAAATCTCAAAATTGTTTGTAGAAGCAGGGGTCAACAAAATCCGGTTTACAGGCGGAGAACCTTTACTTCGGAAGGATTTTCCGCAGATTTTAGAACAGTTAGGGACGCTACCAGTAAGCATGTCCATTACCACCAACGGTATTACGATTGATCGCTATATTGATTTGCTTAAAAAACACCAGGTGAAGACCATCAACTTGAGCTTGGATACGTTGGATGCTGAGAAATTTAAAAAGGTCACTTTCCGTGACTATTTTCAGCGGGTGTATGACAATATCTTTAGGTTGATAGCCGAAGGATTTCATGTAAAGATCAACGTAGTATTGATGAAAGGGGTGAATGATGATGAAATTGTAGAGTTTATCAACTTTACCAAGACGCATCCGGTCACCGTGAGATTTATAGAATTCATGCCTTTTGATGGGAACCAATGGAATCGAGAGAAAACCGTTTCCTATAACGACGTGTTGGCGAAGGTGCATCAGCATTTTGATGACGATGCCATCATACGTTTACAAGATGCGCCACATGACACCACTAAAAATTTCAAAATCGTGGGACATTTGGGAACTTTCGGCATTATCGGCACCGTTACCAACCCCTTTTGCGATACTTGCAACAGAATTCGGTTAACCGCCAATGGCCAATTGAAAAACTGTTTGTTTTCGGCCACCGAAAGCGATTTGCTTACACCATTGAGAGCGGGTAAAGATATCACACCCATCATTCAAAAAGCGGTCTTCGGAAAGTTTGCGATGCGTGGTGGACTATCAACTCCAGAGCAATTTGAAGACCCTAAAGAACACACCGAAAATAGAAGTATGATCAGGATTGGAGGTTAGCACGCTTCAACATACGTTGGTAGGCTTCTGGAGTGTCCATGTCTTCCAAAGGACTTTCAGCAGGTATAAAAACCACATGTGCGCTATGCTTTTTGATGATGGGCTTGGCGCCTTCATCACCCTGTAACGTTTTCAGTTCCTCAAGATATTCAGAATCAAATAAAACCGGTGGTCCCGTTATGCCTGCATGAGATTTTGACACGATGATGTGTTGCTTTCCAGTTTCAAAATGTGTGATGATGCTTCGGAAATGTGCTACTGAAATCAAAGGTTGGTCTACCAAGGCAACAAGAATGCCATTTATTAGCGTGTTACTTAAATGAATCGCCTTTACGCCGCAGGCGATTGATGTGCCCATGCCCTGTTCCCAATCCTCATTAAAAATGAGCTGCACATTCAAATGGGCTATGGCATTTTTAATGTTTTCAGCATGGGCACCTAACACTACAGAAACCGATAATTGGGCCTGTTGAAGGATGTCGATTTGATGTGCAATCAAGGTTGTGGTTCCCCAAGGCAATACCTGTTTGGGGGCGCCCATTCTTTCGGATTTTCCAGCAGCAATTAAGAGCGCATGAATGTTAGTCATGAATCTTTCCTGATTTTTCTCGTAAAGGCATCAATTCTGCATCTCTAATCACGCTTAATATTTCAGCAACAATTGAGAGTGCGATTTCCGAAGCGCTTTCGGCACCAATGTTCAAACCAGTAGGGCCGTGCATACGTTCGAAAAACTCGTAAGGCGTATGAGGAGCAAAATTGAGAAGTTCCGAAAACAAGCGTTCCCTGCGTTTACTGGGGCCTAGAAGTCCTAAATAAGCGGGCTTGGTATCTTTAAGCGCCAAGAGGTATTGTACATCTTTATTGAAACTGTGTGACATTAATACCACTGCGGAATGTTTCCCAATATTGGAGACGTCTATAGCCTCCATGATAGGCGTGGATAGGCTGGTAGCACCCTTAAAATAGGCTATGGTTTTTTGCTCATCAGGAGCTGCGATGATATGTACCTCCCAACCAATATGGGATGCCAATTGGCAAAGCTGTACGGCATCGTGTTCAGCTCCAAAAATATAGAGTTGAAAAATGGGTTGAAAGTCCTGATGAAAGGTTTGAAGCCCTGATTGTTCTTCAGGAACAGTCATTGAAGGATGCAGCGTAAATACCTTACCATCAATGTTGATCAATGTACCGAAGGCGTTATTTTCTATAAATTCAGACTCAAAATAAGAAGTTGCCGTAAAGCGTTGTCGCTTTTGAAAACAATCTTGAAGGCTCTGAAATAAGGTTTCAGAAATTTGAATAGGTTCGAGCAAAATGTATAAAATCCCTTCGCAACCCAAACGAAATCGGCCGTCATACGTCATAACTTTGGAGTGGCCAGTTTTAAAAACAGACTCCGATTGCCGGAGCACTTCCTTTTCTACACAGCCGCCACTTACAGCACCTTCCATAGCGCCCGATGCACTAATGAGCATTCGCACGCCTGGTCTTCGGTACGAAGAACCTTCTAAAGCCACCACAGTTGCCAACACCGATGGGATTTCTGTGTTTTGCCAGGCATAGGCAACTTCTAGAAGCTGTTTAAATTCGTGAGTCATGTAAAGGGTAACATTTTAAAGATGTAATCTCAAGTTTCAAGTCTTAAGCCTAAAAGCCAAGCGTTCTCATATCAAATTTGAACACTTTCTTTTTCTTGAAGATACATACTTTCAATATCCACCATATAAGGCTGGTGGTAATAGCGTTTGCCCGTTTCTTTGTAAAGGGCATTGGTCAAAGCTCCAATCGCCGGAGCAAATGGCGGTTCTCCCAATCCGGTTGGGTGCACGTCACTTTCCACAAAGTGAACTTCAACATCACGAGGCGCATCATTATGGCGAATTAAATGATAATCATTAAAATTATTCTGTTCAGGTACGCCATCCTTCAGCGTTAAGATGCTGTAAAGGGCATGACCGATCCCGTCAACACTACCACCTTCAATCATATTGGCAGCGCCTATAGGGTTGACCACGATCCCACAATCTACCCCACAATATACTTTTTCAATAATAGGTTTACCGTCTACCATTTTAAGATCTACCACATTGGCAACATAACTATTGTGGCAATAATAGGCAGCGACACCACGGCTTAAGCCAGAGGTGGAATTACCCCAGTTAGACTTTTCTCTAACCAACTCTAACACGCCAGCATAGCGTTTTGCATCGTAGTCGTTATTTTTACCAACAGGCTTTTTGATGGCTCTGTCAAATAACTCCAGTCTAAAATCAATAGGATCTTTGCCGGCCAGTTCTGCAACTTCATCTAAAAAAGCTTGTTCAACGGCACCCATAAAGTTTGATCTCGGTGCCCGGAAAGCTGCTGTGGTCACGTTGCTTTCAATAGACCAAGATTCCGCTAAATAGTGGTCTACAGTACCTGCAGGAAAACGATTGGCGAACAACGGACTTTCTGGAATACCACCTGTTTTTACATGAAAGGCAATGAGGTTGTTGTTGTCATCTAATGCAGCACGATAGGTCGCATGATACGTAGGGCGATATGCTCCAAAAGTCATATCATCTTCACGCGTGTACATCAATTTTACCGGTCTGTTTATTTTTTGAGAGATAATGGCTGCTTCTACCAGATAGTGGCCGTATAATTTTCGTCCAAATCCGCCACCAATGCGCGTCATCTGGATGTCAATTTTGTCTAAAGGCAAGCCTAATCGCTGAGACACTGATTTCTCCATGAACTCGGGCGTTTGAATTGGGCCAATAAGTTCTGCTTTGTCTGCCGTAACATTGGCATAAAAGTTTAAAGGCTCTAACGGACTATGCGCTAAATAGGGCGCCGTGTAAGTACGTTCAATCGTTTTTGCTGCGTTGGCAAATGCTTTTTCTGGATTACCGTCTTTGCGTTCAACTTTAGCAGTTTCCTTACTTTTTTGGATCATCTGCGCATAATGGTCCGCTGTATTTTCTTTACCCGCAGGTACTTTTTCTTTACTGTTATTGCCATCCCAACCTTTGACGTCAAAAGAGTAGCTATCAAAAGGAACCCAATTTGCTTTGATGGTTTTTTTTGCTTTTAAAATTCTCCAAGTGGAATCGCCAGTAATGACGATCAGTTCTGGAAATGCACTCACATCAAACGAATTTCGTTCAAAATCATCTGGGTAGACCTTAATGGTAAACACATCATCAATTCCGGGCATAGAAAGCGCTTCGGAAGCATCAAAAGAATCCAGTTTCAGTCCGAAAGCAGGCGGTTGCACTATGGTGGCGAAGGCCATATTTTCGCCGTAAACATCCAATCCAAAAACGGCTTTACCAGTAACTATTGCTGGGCCATCTACATTTTTGGTAGCATGCCTAATGATTTTGAAATCTTTAATATTTTTGACCTCTACTTCTTTTGGCACCTTTACCTTGGAAGCCGCAGAAGCCATCTCTCCAAATCCTGCAGTTTTACCTGAGATTTTATGGGAAATAACGCCAGAATTAACACTTATTTCAGATGCGGGAACGCCCCAAGCATCGGCTGCAGCCTTCACTAACATGTGTCTTGCAGTGGCACCTGCCATGCGCAGTGGCTCCCAACTTTGTCTTATAGATTGGCTCCCGCCTGCCAATTGGCGTGTAAAAATATCGGTATTTAAGGGTGCTTGAACAACTACAACATTTTCCCAATTGACATCTAGCTCTTCAGCCACAATCATGGGCATGGAGGTCTTTACGTTTTGACCAATTTCTGGGTTAGGTGAGGCTATGGTCACCGTGCCATCTGTGGCAATTTTTATATAGCCATTGAGATCATAGGCGCCTTCCAGTTTTGGATGTTCCATGGCAAGGCTAGAAAACCAGCTAAATTGTAGCATCAATCCTGCACCTCCAGCGGCACCAATTTTTAGAAATGAGCGTCTATTTAAATGTGTTTTTACTTTTGTCATGGTTACATGTCTTTTGCTGCGGTTTTAATCGCACGGTTAATTCTGGTATAGGTGGCACATCTGCACAAGTTGCCGTTCATGGCACGTCTAATCTCATCATCTGACGGATTTGAATTTTGCGCCAATAGCGATGCAGCTGTCATGAT
Proteins encoded in this window:
- a CDS encoding molybdopterin cofactor-binding domain-containing protein; the encoded protein is MTKVKTHLNRRSFLKIGAAGGAGLMLQFSWFSSLAMEHPKLEGAYDLNGYIKIATDGTVTIASPNPEIGQNVKTSMPMIVAEELDVNWENVVVVQAPLNTDIFTRQLAGGSQSIRQSWEPLRMAGATARHMLVKAAADAWGVPASEISVNSGVISHKISGKTAGFGEMASAASKVKVPKEVEVKNIKDFKIIRHATKNVDGPAIVTGKAVFGLDVYGENMAFATIVQPPAFGLKLDSFDASEALSMPGIDDVFTIKVYPDDFERNSFDVSAFPELIVITGDSTWRILKAKKTIKANWVPFDSYSFDVKGWDGNNSKEKVPAGKENTADHYAQMIQKSKETAKVERKDGNPEKAFANAAKTIERTYTAPYLAHSPLEPLNFYANVTADKAELIGPIQTPEFMEKSVSQRLGLPLDKIDIQMTRIGGGFGRKLYGHYLVEAAIISQKINRPVKLMYTREDDMTFGAYRPTYHATYRAALDDNNNLIAFHVKTGGIPESPLFANRFPAGTVDHYLAESWSIESNVTTAAFRAPRSNFMGAVEQAFLDEVAELAGKDPIDFRLELFDRAIKKPVGKNNDYDAKRYAGVLELVREKSNWGNSTSGLSRGVAAYYCHNSYVANVVDLKMVDGKPIIEKVYCGVDCGIVVNPIGAANMIEGGSVDGIGHALYSILTLKDGVPEQNNFNDYHLIRHNDAPRDVEVHFVESDVHPTGLGEPPFAPAIGALTNALYKETGKRYYHQPYMVDIESMYLQEKESVQI